Genomic segment of Chloroflexota bacterium:
GATTGAAGCCAGAGAGGCGCTACCCAAAAACGTGCCGCTCAAGGATGCGGTCTTCAACATTGGGCGGGCGGCGTTTGTGGTGCGAGCTTTGCAGTCAGGCGATTACGAGATGCTGGGCTTTGCAATGACGGACAAACTGCATCAGCCTTACCGCCGCAAACTCATCCCCGGCTTCGACGCGGCGGTACAGGCGGCGCGAACTGCTGGCGCATCAGCCGTTGCTCTCTCCGGCGCCGGCCCCAGCCTGGCCGCCTTCGCTCCCGACCATCACTGGGAAATTGCCAACGCGATGAAAGCCGCCTTCGAGTCCAGCGGCGTGACCTGCCGCGCGTTTGTCCTGCCGGTGGATCGGCAGGGGGTGCAGATTAGTGTGGTTGGTTGAAAAAAACTCACACCTGCTATAATCTCAATGCAGATGGACGACGACAGGGTCGCCATAGAATCAAAGGCCACAGGGAGACAAAATCATGAAGAAAATACTGCAACTGACTGCCGTAATTGAGCAAGAAGGCGATGGCTATGTGTCCACCTGCCCCGAATTGGGAATCGTGAGTCAGGGGAAGACGATTGAAAAGGCGCGGTTGAATTTGCTAGAGGCGGTTGAAGGGTTCTTTGAGGTTGCCTCACCCTCCGAAATTCGGCGCCGGTTGAAGAGAAAAACCTATGTCATGCCACTCATGCCAACAGTGCCGGCGCTTGCCAAGCAAACCGCGCGTGGGGCATAAATGGCTAAACTGCGCGTCCTTTCAGGCCGGGAAGTATGCAAAATTCTGTCCAAGCATGGCTTCAGCAAGGTACGACAAAAAAGCAGTCACATCTTGATGCAGAAGAAAGTTCGAGATACCACCATCACCGTCCCTGTGCCAGACCACGACGAATTGAAGCGAGGTACATTGCTGGGCATCATCCAACAATCTAGTTTGCCGCGTTCGCTGTTTGAGACAGATTGAAATTGCGGTTGTTCCTCCTCTTCGGCTCAGTGAGGTCGGACGATGAACGAGCCTATCGCATCTGTTCTGCGCCCTTCGTGGTCGTCCTGCCCCTCGCCCGTTGGCTTCAGCGCAAAACCGGCTAGGCACTCTGGCGCTCTATCGTGGCTGACGTCGTCGCAATCTATCTTTTCATTTTCATCGTCGGCCTGCTTCTTGAGTATGGCCCGTAGCACCGTCCGCTGCTAGCGCTGCAAGTCGTTCGTCGAGCGTGTCGCGGTTGATCGCGCCCACGTCACCGATTCGCGGTTCGCGCCATGCGTGAGATACTTCTCACGGCCTTACCTGACTCGTCGGCACAAAAAGGTGCTCTCATATCGCCCGAATCAAAAACGCGGAGTGTCTGTTGACAGACACTCCGCGCTTTCATTATCCGTTGTCTAAAACGGCCTGGGGGTGATGATCAAGAAGAACCAGATCAGCGTCAGCAGGCCCACAAACTTGCGGGCCGGGTCGAGCGGCGTGATGTCGTTGAGCGGCTCGGCGTGGCGCAGGCCGGTGATGAAGGCCAGGAACGCCCACGTCCACCAACCCGACCAGAGTCTGAAGCCCGCCAAAATCAGACCGGCAAACGTGAGATACGCCAGCGGGCGAGCGGCCTTGCCCAGCACGGCGTAAGCTACGTGGCCGCCGTCGAGCTGGCCCATGGGCAGAAGGTTGAAGCCGGTGACCAACATGCCGAACCAGGCGGCGATTGCCACCGGATTCAGGGCTACGGCATAACCGGCGGCGTGCGGTTGGATCAAATTAAGCAACCAGCTCAACAAGATTGATTGTCCGAGTCGGCCACCCACACCAACTGCCGGAACCACCTCCGAAGCCATCAGGCCGACGATCATCAGCGGCAGGGCCACGATGAAACCGGCCACCGGCCCGGCCAGGCCCACGTCGAACAACGACTTGCGGCTCTCGACCGGTGACTTGAGTTGAATGAAGGCGCCGAACGTGCCGAGGCCGAACGGAACCGGGATGAAGTACGGCAGGGTGACGTGAACGTTATGCAGTCGGGCGGCAATGTAGTGCCCCATCTCGTGCACGCCCAGGATAAGCAGGAGCGTGGCCGAGAACGACGCGCCCGCGCCGAGGGCCGAGAGCAACGGCCCGAACTGCCCGGTGCTCATCGCCGCCTGAAAAGCCGGGACGATGTTCACTCCAGCAAAACCGGCCCCGGCGAAAGTGGTGGTAATAATCGTCGCCAGCAGAAGCAGAACATTGATGATCGGATTCGAGGGCGTAAAGATGGAAACACCCTTCTGGGCAACGATGATGTCTTCGCCGTTTTCGTGGCGCAAGATGGCCGTGTAGCCCAGCTTGCGGAAGCGGTCGCGCGCCAGGCGGTACGTGTCTTCAGCGTTGGTCTGCAGGCGGCCTACAAAAACAACCGACTCGCCCCGGTCGGAAGCCTGAATATCGCCCAGACGCATGAGGCCTTCAATTTCGGCTCGCAAGGCGGCTACTACATCAAACTGGCGTTGCACAAGGGATTCGTAGGTAAACATAGTCAGCTCCGTATCTAAATCCAAAACCGTCACGCTAAAAATAGATCACGGATGTAAAAATTGCATTTGCAGGAGATGAGAAGCGGGTGAGATAAAAAGCGCTACAGCCGGGGAAGCACCACGCCCTGTTGAGCCTGATACTTGCCCTTCTTGTCGGCGTAAGAGATATTGCACTCTTCGTCGGCCTCGAAGAACAACACCTGGGCCACACCTTCGTTCGAATAAACACGGGCCGGAAGCGGTGTGGTATTCGAAATTTCAAGCGTCACGTAGCCTTCCCACTCCGGCTCGAAGGGGGTAACGTTGACGATGAGGCCGCAACGGGCATACGTGCTTTTGCCCAAACAAACGGTGAGCACCTTGCGCGGGATGCGGAAATACTCGACGGTACGGGCCAACACGAACGAGTTGGGCGGGATGACGCACACTTCGCCCTTGAAGTCCACCATCGAGCGCGGATCGAAATGCTTGGGATCCACCACTGCCGAAAAGACGTTGGTGAAGATTTTATATTCGTCGGCCACCCGAATGTCGTAGCCGTAAGACGACACGCCGTAAGAAATCACCCCGTTGCGCACCTGGCTTTCCACAAACGGCTCGATCATCCGGTGTTCCAGCGCCATTTTCTTGATCCAATGATCTGGCTTGAGTCCCATAAAGTCTCCCATTAATTCACAATTGAGCATTGCGAATTGTGCATTGTGAATTCATGTTACTGTGTTCACCAGCGTCCCAATCCCCTCAATCTCCACTTCCACCTGGTCGCCTGGAAGGAGCGACCCGACACCGGCGGGCGTGCCGGTGAGGATTACGTCGCCCGGCTCCAGCGTCATCACCGACGAGATGAAAGCCACCAACTGCGGCACCGAGAATCGTAGCTCACGGGTGGACGACATTTGCCGCACCTGGCCGTTGACCTTGCACATCACTACCACATCGGCGGCGTCAACATCTGTAGACACCCAGGGGCCGAGCGGGCAAAAGGTGTCAAAGCCCTTGCCCCGCGTCAACTGCGAATCGCGCCGCTCCAGATCGCGGGCGGTGACATCGTTGGCGCAAGTATAGCCCCACACAAACTTGAGCGCATCTTCCACCGACACCCACCGCGCCCGGCGGCCAATGATCACCGCCAGTTCGGCCTCGTGCTCTACCTGCGCCGACTGCGGCGGAATCACAATTTCATCGTAGTGGCCGATCACGGCGCTGGGCGGCTTGAGACAGAGCGGCGGGATGTCGGGCGGCTCCAGGCCCTGCTCGAGGGCGCGGGCTACATAGTTCTGGCCGACGGCAATGATCTTGCTGGGCGTGGCCGGCGGCAAAATCGTCACCTCGCGCAAGTCGGCCACAATGCCGCCGCGCTTCGAGTCGCCAAACACCTCGCCAATCACCGCGCCGACCCGTGTGCCGTCCAACCAGCCGTAGTGAGCTTCGCCATTCTTTTGATAACGAAGATAGATCATGGTGAGTATTCTATAGTAGGGGTGAAGCATTCGTCAAACCGCCTTGCCTTTCAGCGTCACTGTGCGTGAATGCTTCGGCCCCTGCATGGTATAATCCGCCTCAATCAGTTTAAGGGCTTCAGAGGGCGAATAGCTCAGTTGGTTAGAGCGCCTGACTTACATTCAGGAGGTCGTAGGTTCGAGTCCTATTTCGCCCACTTCAGTGTTTGCTCATGTCCTCTCAAGCGCAGGCCCTCAACCTCAACAAAGCATTGCGGCACTTGCGCCGCAACCCTCATCTTGCGCCCCTCATTGCCAAACACGGCCGGCCGACTTTCCGCCCGACTCACAATACCTTCCGCGCCCTGACCGAGTCCATCATCTATCAGCAACTTTCCGGTAAAGCCGCCGCGGCCATCTTCAACCATTTTCTGGACATTTTCCCGGATCGGCGCTTCCCCGCCCCTGCCCGACTCCTGGCGGTGCCTCTGCCCCGACTGCGGGCCGCCGGACTCTCCACCCAAAAAGCAACTTACCTCCTCGACCTGGCCACCAAGTTCTGCGACGGCTCTCTCCGGCCCGGCAACTTCGGCCAGATGAGCGACGAAGAAATCTCGCAACATCTCATTCAAGTTAAAGGCATCGGCCAGTGGACGGCGGATATGTTTCTCATGTTCGGCCTCAATCGCCCGGACGTTTTGCCGGTAGGCGACCTGGGCATTCGCAATGGCTTCAAGAAGCTGTACGGCCTGCGCGATCTGCCAACCGCCGATGAAATGATCACCCTGGCCGAACCCTGGCGGCCTCACCGCACAGTGGCCTCGTGGTATTTGTGGCGGGTGGTGGAAGACAAATGATTCACTGTTAGGTGACTGTCACTGGCTACAAGGCCGCGAAATTTCAGGCGCTCAAAGCCAGTGACAGTAACCTTTTATCTAAAAAAAGCGGGGCTGGGAGATGCTCTCCCAGCCCCGCTTGTATACCGCCACCAGCGCCTACCCGGCACATCACTTTCGATACCTAATCACGACATACGCTGGCGCAGTTGGCGGGCAGAAAAAACCTTGTACTGCAATCTGGAGGAGAAGAATTAGTTTTTTTAGATCGTTCATGTATTCTCCTTGAACCGAGGGCCAATAAACCAACTGCTCACGAACCAATTTGGGGGATCAGAGTGTTGGAATATCTGAATAGGGCGCCTCCTTGTGCGAAACTGCTGAAAAGAACCGTTGCCAGGTTGACCGTTCGATGCCATCACCTCCTTCGGATAAGTCCGGTTGATTGCGAGGGGTGAAAAATCTTTGATGCCAGCATTATGCGGCCATTTACGCTGGTTTAACGATAGAGTTGGGGAGAGTTAGTTGGTAAAGGTAGGGTCTGGCGACAAACATCACCCGGCATGCCTGCTTCTCTTTCTTGACTTCCCCCCTCCCCCCGCCTACAATCCCCCTTACCAATAGCCAATAACTAATCTCCAGCCACAGGAGCCTCCTCATGTCCGACTACCTCTTTCGCGGCACCCTTCGCGACCTCGACCCGCAGTTGGCCGAACTGGCCGATATCGAAGCCGAGCGCCAATACCGCAAACTGATTCTCATTGCCTCCGAAAGCACTGCGCCCCTGGCCGTGCGCGAGTCGCTTAGCACCGCCTTCCACAACATCTACGCCGAAGGCTACCCCGACGACGAGTCGCGCTTCATGACCCAGGCCGAGATTCTCGATCACGAAGCGCGGCTGGGCCACTACCGCCGCTACGCCGACCCGCGCTACTACAAAGGCGTGGAGTACGCCGACACGGTCGAGGCCCTGGCCCGCCGCCGCTGCGCCGAAATTTTTGCCGCCAACGGCGTGAGCGCCGACCAAATCTTCGTCAACGTGCAAGCCCTCTCCGGCGGCCCGGCCAACAACGCCGTCTACCACGCCCTCGTCAACCCCGGCGACACCGTGATGGGCATGAACCTGCTCTTCGGCGGCCACCTCTCGCACGGCTCCGCCGTCAACCGCAGTGGCAAGTATTACAAAATTGTGCCTTACACCATCAACCCGCAAACCGAAAAGATTGACATGGACGAAGTCGAGCGGCTGGCGAAGGAACACAAGCCCAAGATGATCATCGTCGGCTACTCGTCGTACCCCTGGGCCGCCGACTTCAAGCGCTTCCGGGAAATCGCCGACTCGGTAGGCGCTTACCTTTTGGCCGACATGGCCCACGTGGCCGGACTCATTTCCGCCGGAGTCTATCCGTCGCCCATCGGCTACGCCCACGTCGTCAGCTTCACCACCCACAAGACGCTCAACGGCCCGCGCGGGGCCTGCATCCTCACCACCGACCTGGCGCTGGCCAAGAAAATTGATCGCGCCGTCTTCCCCGGCGAGCAGGGCGGCCCGCACGTCAACGTCTTCGTCGGCCTGGCCCTGGCCTTCAAACTCGCCGCCACGCCTGAATACAAAGAACTGCAAAAGCAAACCGTCAAGAACGCCGTTCGCTTCGCCGACCAACTGAAGGCGCATGGTTTCAAGATTCCGTTCGGCGGCACCGAGTCGCACCTTTTCAACCTCGACTGCAAGTCCGTCACCGGCCTGGACGGCACACCACTCATGGGCGACATGGCCGCCCGCGTCCTCGACATCGCCGGGGTCGTCGTCAACCGCAACACCATCCCCGGCGACAAGTCGGCCCTCAACCCGTCCGGCCTGCGCCTCGGCACGCCCTGGATCACCCAACGCGGCTTCAACGAAGGGCACATTGACCGCCTGGCCGAACTGATCACCCAGGCGCTCAGAGCATGCCGCCCTTACGCTTACTCTGGCCGCAAGGGCGATGTCTTCCGCGTCAAAGTGGACTTCGACGCCCTCAACGATGTCAAAGTCAAAATCCGCGATCTTGCCCAATCGGTGGGCATTGACTTCGCGCCGACAACGCACGGCTACCCGCACTTCTATTACATTGACGAGCAATCGCCCGCCGGCAAATATGCCCAGATCGAAATCAGGGGCGAACGCGCCGACGAATTTTTGAACTGGGCCACGACGAACGACATTTACTCCTTGAAAGACGGCCAGAGCCAGCCGACCGAGATTCATACCTCCAGCCACCACTGCAAAGGCGCCGTCACCCGCGTGGATGGCCGCTACTACACCCTCACCGTCCCGGCAGAGTCGGCCACCCACATCAAGACCTGGTTGCGCGATCTATCCGACGGTTACATCATGTTCGATGCTTACGATCTCTACGCCAAACTTCCCGGCCCGATGATCGTGCGCGACGGGGCGGCGGTTGAAAAGCTTCCGGTCAAGGGCGAGGGCATGAGCGCGACCAAGCCGTATTACATCGGTCTGCGCGGCGGCGAGGGGGTGGCCCTGCCCAAATTTGAATGGCAAGAGCCGACCGACGCGCCCATCAAAAAGACTCACCTCAACGAAACGCACAAGGCGCTCGGCGGGCGCATGGTTCCGTTTGCAGGCTGGGAGATGCCGGTGCAATATTCCGGCGTGCTGGAAGAACATCTGGCTACGCGACAGGCCGCCGGTCTGTTTGACGTGAGTCACATGGGCGTGTGGGACGCTAAAGGGCCGGGCGCGTGCGCCTTCCTCGACGCGGTGACGACGAACGAGGCCGCCGCGCTCCGGCCCGGCCAAAGTATGTACTCGCAATTTCTCGCGCCGAACGCGCACGTGCTCGACGACTGTTACATCTACATGCTGGCCGCCGAACATTACTTGATTGTGGTGAATGCCAGCAACGACGACAAGGACTGGGCGTGGGTGAACGCGGTGAAGAACGGCAAAGTGATGGTGGACGAAGCCCGCCCCCGGGTGGCCGCCCCTGGCCGTGAAGCTGTGACTCTCCGCAACCTGCGCGCCGACTCCTCTGAAACCGACATGCGCGTGGACATTGCCCTGCAAGGCCCCAAGTCGCGTGAGATTCTCCTCGCGCTCGGCGCCAATAACAAATCACTCATCACCAAACTAAAACGAACCGAACTCTGCCGGGCCACCGTCGGCGGATTCGATCTGATCGTCGCCCGCACTGGCTACACCGGCGAGCAGATGGGCTTCGAGTTGTTCGTGCATCCTGATCATGTGGTTGATCTGTGGAACGCACTGATGAAGGCTGGCGCGCCGCTAGGCCTGAAGCCCTGTGGTCTTGCGAGCCGCGACTCGCTCCGCACCGAGGCCGGCTTGCCGCTCTACGGCGACGAAATGGCCGGGCATTTGGATTTGGGTGTGGGCGACGCCGGCTTTGAGAGCTACGTGAAGACACACAAGCCCTGGTTCGTCGGGCGCAAAGCCTTTATCGCACAAGAGAAGAATCGCAAAGGCGAAGTAGCCCGCTTCCGCTTCAACGCCAAGAGCGGGCGCATGGCTCACAACGGCGACCCGGTGCTGGACGATAAAGGCCGCGTCATCGGCGAAGTGACCTGTTGCTCGATTGACACCGAGGGCTATCGCTCCGGCCAGGCCTACCTCGAACTCAGGCACACCAGCGAGGGCACACCGATTTATATCTTCCAGTCGGCCAGCGACAAGCCAGAGAAGGCGCGCAAAGGGTTGAAGGTGGGCGAGAAGGTGACACTGCCGGAGGCGGCGACGGTGTTGAGCAGGTTTCTGAAGAAGAAATAGAGCCAATCGTATTTCGTATTGCGTGTTCCGTCGCGAGGTGGCTACGCAATACGCAATACGGAATACGCAATACGCATGACTCTTCTCTACCTCATCCGCCACGCCCGCTCTACCTGGAACGCCGCAGGCCGAATGCAGGGCCAGGCCGACCCGCCACTGGACGAGGCGGGCCGGGCGCAGGCACAAGCTCTGGCCGAGCGTTTGAAGGACGAAACTTTTCACGCCGTGTACAGCAGTCCCCTCGCCCGCGCCCGCGAGACCGCCGAAATTCTAATCGCCTCCCGTGCCGTTCAGCCGCCGCTCGTCTTTGATGACCGATTGATGGAGCGCCACCTGGGCGAATGGACGGGATTGACGGGCGACGAAGCCAGAGACCGCTTCCCCGAAAACGGAGGGCGCGACTGGCGAGTAGACGGGCCGCCCGGCGGCGAGAGTCAGGCGGAGTTGACGGGTCGGGCCGCCGAGGTTGTGGGGAGCATCCTCGCCGTCCACCCCGATCAGGCGGTTGCCATCGTCAGTCATGGCGGCACGCTAAATGCTTATCTGGCTTACCTGCTGGGAATTCCGCCGGAAAAGCCGGTCGGGTTTCGTTTTAGCAATTGCAGTCTGGCCCGGCTGAGCGTGCGCGGCGAGAACGTTTACCTGCTCAGCCTGGGCGAAGAGTCTCACCTGGAAGGCATGAGAAATTAGTTAGAGTGTGTGTCAGACGGAGAAAAATCGGTTACACTTTCTTAACCTTTTTACCGCCACCGGACTGGAGACTGCCATGAGTAATTTACCCGCCCCACGCACCAACTGGCTGGGCAAGCCTCTCAAATCGCCCGACGAGCCGTCAGGCCAACCTAAAAGTAAGAACGATATCGGCTCCCGCCATCGCCGTTGGTATAACCAGCTATTTCGCTTTGTGAAGTCTTTCTGGTGGATATGGTTAATCGGCGGCCTGGCCTTGCTAGCCGTTATCTTGTCATATATTAGCAGAGATGCCCTGAATTTTTATTTATCCGGGTTGCAGGTTTCCGTAGAGTTTCTTTTCCGGCTTATCTTTGCCCTCAGCATTAATATTCTTATGTTCGTGGGCATTTTCTGGTTTATGGCCCGCTCCAAGACCGAGGTCATTCTGCCGGGCGACCCGAAATCGTTGACCCTGGACGACTACAAAGGCCAGAAGCAGTTGGTTAAACTGGTGAAAGAATGGATTTCGCTCCTCTCTGACCGAACCGAGTTTCAGAAGATGGGTGGTAACTTTATCAACGGCCTCTTGCTCTACGGCCCGCCCGGCACCGGCAAGACGATGCTGGCGAAGTGCATGGCCGGCGAGGCCGGGATCGCTTTCATGTCAATGGAAGGCTCAGGCTTCCGCGCCATGTTTTTTGGCGTAGACGTGCTGAAGATGATTGCTTTCTGCAACAAAGCCAAGAAGCTGGCTCGTGAGTATGGGGCCTGCATCGCCTACATTGACGAGATTGATGCCGTAGGCGCCAGCCGCGGCGGCGTGATGGGCGGCGGCGGTATGATGGGCATGATGGGCGGCGGCAGCGGCTCACTCACCCGTTTGTTGTACGAAATGGACGGTATCGGCGAAGTGACCCGCTGGGAAAAATTACAAGGCCGCCTCTACCGATTTTTTGGCAAAAAACCGCCGGTGCGCAACTGGCACGTGCTTTACATGGGTTCCACCAACCGGCCTGATGTGCTCGACCCGGCCCTCACCCGGCCTGGACGTTTTGATCGTTCAATTGAAGTCAGCGCTCCTGACAAAACTGGCCGCCGTGAGATCGTTCAATATTACCTGAGCAAAATTACTCATGATGAGACAGTTGATGTTGAAGCAATTGTTGCCGACACCAATGGCGCAACGCCGGAGCGAATCATGTCAGCCATCACCAAAGATTCAGTGCGTATTGCGTTGTTCTCTGGAAAGAGGCTGGTTGGCCAACGCGACATTGACCTGGCTTTCCAGGAACAGTATTTTGGCATTGAGAACCCAATTGAAGAGATGGAAGAAGATCAGAAACGAGTGTTGGCGTATCACGAAGCCGGACATGCAGTCGTTCAGCATTATGTGATGCCTGACCAGCGCATTGTGCGAGTGTCCATTATCCGGCGTGGCCGGGCTTATGGCTACGTACTGCCGGTGGATACAAAGGAGTGGCACATCGTCCCTTTGCGTCGTTTCGTCGTAGATATGATGGTCTCTCTGGCAGGACGCGCGGCAGAGAACGTTTTCTTTGGAGAGCCTTTTGCCAGCGTAGGCGGGGATTACGCTAATATCCGCAACAATCTTTGGGTCTTATATGTGTCAGGCATGTTTGGCCCGCCACTCAAAGGCCAGGCAATGGTTTCAATGATGGCAGGCGAGAGTAGCATATCACAGGGCGAAAAAGACAAAATAATTGAACAGTATTGGCGAACTTTGGAAACCCAGGTAGAAAATTTGCTGCGCGCACATGCGTCGGAGGTTCACTCCTTAGTCAATGCCTTGCTGGAACGCAGCGACTTGAGCGGAACAGAAGCATTGGAAATCATGGAGAATGCGCGCCTTGAAGCTATCGCTCGAGGCGAACATGTTCCTGAAGGCCTGCCGCCGATGATGATGCAACTGCTCCCCGAGCATCAGCGCCAACCTGCGAAGTTGGAAGAACTTGAGCCGGCCCCGGCGGCAGATTGAGTTAGAGTTAGAACAACAGGACACAAAAGAGCCGCCAGCGTTTCAATCGCTGGCGGCTCTTCTATTTCTTACTTATCGCTCTAACTTCTCATTTCCACGACCAGAAGGCCATGGTGCCTTGTTGCAAAAAGCGCGGTTGCACGTTGCCGCTGGCTGGAACCAGGATGATGCCCGCCGCGCTTTCATCCGGGAGGAAGATGGGGACGACGAGATTCTGGCTGTCGGGCGACCAGATAGTGGACGAGCGCGCATACTGATCGAAAAAGAGCATGGTCTGCAAAAACTCCTGGGTGGGAACGAACGTCCACAGCAAGGTGCTTTTGCCGGTGATGG
This window contains:
- a CDS encoding type II toxin-antitoxin system HicB family antitoxin; protein product: MKKILQLTAVIEQEGDGYVSTCPELGIVSQGKTIEKARLNLLEAVEGFFEVASPSEIRRRLKRKTYVMPLMPTVPALAKQTARGA
- a CDS encoding site-2 protease family protein, which produces MFTYESLVQRQFDVVAALRAEIEGLMRLGDIQASDRGESVVFVGRLQTNAEDTYRLARDRFRKLGYTAILRHENGEDIIVAQKGVSIFTPSNPIINVLLLLATIITTTFAGAGFAGVNIVPAFQAAMSTGQFGPLLSALGAGASFSATLLLILGVHEMGHYIAARLHNVHVTLPYFIPVPFGLGTFGAFIQLKSPVESRKSLFDVGLAGPVAGFIVALPLMIVGLMASEVVPAVGVGGRLGQSILLSWLLNLIQPHAAGYAVALNPVAIAAWFGMLVTGFNLLPMGQLDGGHVAYAVLGKAARPLAYLTFAGLILAGFRLWSGWWTWAFLAFITGLRHAEPLNDITPLDPARKFVGLLTLIWFFLIITPRPF
- a CDS encoding histidine phosphatase family protein; its protein translation is MTLLYLIRHARSTWNAAGRMQGQADPPLDEAGRAQAQALAERLKDETFHAVYSSPLARARETAEILIASRAVQPPLVFDDRLMERHLGEWTGLTGDEARDRFPENGGRDWRVDGPPGGESQAELTGRAAEVVGSILAVHPDQAVAIVSHGGTLNAYLAYLLGIPPEKPVGFRFSNCSLARLSVRGENVYLLSLGEESHLEGMRN
- a CDS encoding AAA family ATPase; protein product: MSNLPAPRTNWLGKPLKSPDEPSGQPKSKNDIGSRHRRWYNQLFRFVKSFWWIWLIGGLALLAVILSYISRDALNFYLSGLQVSVEFLFRLIFALSINILMFVGIFWFMARSKTEVILPGDPKSLTLDDYKGQKQLVKLVKEWISLLSDRTEFQKMGGNFINGLLLYGPPGTGKTMLAKCMAGEAGIAFMSMEGSGFRAMFFGVDVLKMIAFCNKAKKLAREYGACIAYIDEIDAVGASRGGVMGGGGMMGMMGGGSGSLTRLLYEMDGIGEVTRWEKLQGRLYRFFGKKPPVRNWHVLYMGSTNRPDVLDPALTRPGRFDRSIEVSAPDKTGRREIVQYYLSKITHDETVDVEAIVADTNGATPERIMSAITKDSVRIALFSGKRLVGQRDIDLAFQEQYFGIENPIEEMEEDQKRVLAYHEAGHAVVQHYVMPDQRIVRVSIIRRGRAYGYVLPVDTKEWHIVPLRRFVVDMMVSLAGRAAENVFFGEPFASVGGDYANIRNNLWVLYVSGMFGPPLKGQAMVSMMAGESSISQGEKDKIIEQYWRTLETQVENLLRAHASEVHSLVNALLERSDLSGTEALEIMENARLEAIARGEHVPEGLPPMMMQLLPEHQRQPAKLEELEPAPAAD
- a CDS encoding dCTP deaminase; this encodes MGLKPDHWIKKMALEHRMIEPFVESQVRNGVISYGVSSYGYDIRVADEYKIFTNVFSAVVDPKHFDPRSMVDFKGEVCVIPPNSFVLARTVEYFRIPRKVLTVCLGKSTYARCGLIVNVTPFEPEWEGYVTLEISNTTPLPARVYSNEGVAQVLFFEADEECNISYADKKGKYQAQQGVVLPRL
- a CDS encoding serine hydroxymethyltransferase, whose protein sequence is MSDYLFRGTLRDLDPQLAELADIEAERQYRKLILIASESTAPLAVRESLSTAFHNIYAEGYPDDESRFMTQAEILDHEARLGHYRRYADPRYYKGVEYADTVEALARRRCAEIFAANGVSADQIFVNVQALSGGPANNAVYHALVNPGDTVMGMNLLFGGHLSHGSAVNRSGKYYKIVPYTINPQTEKIDMDEVERLAKEHKPKMIIVGYSSYPWAADFKRFREIADSVGAYLLADMAHVAGLISAGVYPSPIGYAHVVSFTTHKTLNGPRGACILTTDLALAKKIDRAVFPGEQGGPHVNVFVGLALAFKLAATPEYKELQKQTVKNAVRFADQLKAHGFKIPFGGTESHLFNLDCKSVTGLDGTPLMGDMAARVLDIAGVVVNRNTIPGDKSALNPSGLRLGTPWITQRGFNEGHIDRLAELITQALRACRPYAYSGRKGDVFRVKVDFDALNDVKVKIRDLAQSVGIDFAPTTHGYPHFYYIDEQSPAGKYAQIEIRGERADEFLNWATTNDIYSLKDGQSQPTEIHTSSHHCKGAVTRVDGRYYTLTVPAESATHIKTWLRDLSDGYIMFDAYDLYAKLPGPMIVRDGAAVEKLPVKGEGMSATKPYYIGLRGGEGVALPKFEWQEPTDAPIKKTHLNETHKALGGRMVPFAGWEMPVQYSGVLEEHLATRQAAGLFDVSHMGVWDAKGPGACAFLDAVTTNEAAALRPGQSMYSQFLAPNAHVLDDCYIYMLAAEHYLIVVNASNDDKDWAWVNAVKNGKVMVDEARPRVAAPGREAVTLRNLRADSSETDMRVDIALQGPKSREILLALGANNKSLITKLKRTELCRATVGGFDLIVARTGYTGEQMGFELFVHPDHVVDLWNALMKAGAPLGLKPCGLASRDSLRTEAGLPLYGDEMAGHLDLGVGDAGFESYVKTHKPWFVGRKAFIAQEKNRKGEVARFRFNAKSGRMAHNGDPVLDDKGRVIGEVTCCSIDTEGYRSGQAYLELRHTSEGTPIYIFQSASDKPEKARKGLKVGEKVTLPEAATVLSRFLKKK
- a CDS encoding DNA-3-methyladenine glycosylase 2 family protein — protein: MSSQAQALNLNKALRHLRRNPHLAPLIAKHGRPTFRPTHNTFRALTESIIYQQLSGKAAAAIFNHFLDIFPDRRFPAPARLLAVPLPRLRAAGLSTQKATYLLDLATKFCDGSLRPGNFGQMSDEEISQHLIQVKGIGQWTADMFLMFGLNRPDVLPVGDLGIRNGFKKLYGLRDLPTADEMITLAEPWRPHRTVASWYLWRVVEDK
- a CDS encoding type II toxin-antitoxin system HicA family toxin; amino-acid sequence: MAKLRVLSGREVCKILSKHGFSKVRQKSSHILMQKKVRDTTITVPVPDHDELKRGTLLGIIQQSSLPRSLFETD
- a CDS encoding fumarylacetoacetate hydrolase family protein gives rise to the protein MIYLRYQKNGEAHYGWLDGTRVGAVIGEVFGDSKRGGIVADLREVTILPPATPSKIIAVGQNYVARALEQGLEPPDIPPLCLKPPSAVIGHYDEIVIPPQSAQVEHEAELAVIIGRRARWVSVEDALKFVWGYTCANDVTARDLERRDSQLTRGKGFDTFCPLGPWVSTDVDAADVVVMCKVNGQVRQMSSTRELRFSVPQLVAFISSVMTLEPGDVILTGTPAGVGSLLPGDQVEVEIEGIGTLVNTVT